GTTTGTCCATCCGCAGCTCGTCCTTTAGAAACAGCAGCAGCGGAGTGAACATGGCCATGCTCGAAGTCAGCCCGGCCAGAAACAGCAGCACGAACCACAGCGTGCCGAAGAATTGTCCGGCGGGAAGCTGCTGAAAGATAACCGGCAGGGAGTGAAACGCGATGTGGAACGTGCCGCCCTTCACGATTTCGTCGGTCTGCGCGGAGCCGAAGAAAATCAGCGCGGCGGGCACGGCGATGGTGCCGCCGAGAATGACTTCGACGAATTCGTTGGTACTGCAAGTCGCCAGTGCGTTGAGGGTGACGTCCTCATTCTTCGCGACGTAGCTCGCGTACGTGTGGACCATGCCGAAACCGAGGCTCAAGGTGAAGAAGACCTGTCCGGCGGCGTCGATCCACATGGAAGGATTTCTGAGGGCGCCCCAGTCGATCACCCATATGCGGGCAAGCCCGTCGCCAACCGTGCGGCCCTCAACCGGCGACAGGGTGAGGACGCGCACCGCCAGAACGATCCCGACTATGATTAGGGTGGGCATGGCGTATTTCGCGACTATTTCAATGCCCTTCTCGATCCCCCGCGCACAGATCAGAACGTTTATGCCGAGGGTAATCACAAAGAAGAGATACGATTTCGGAGCGAAGGAAATTATGCCTTTGCCGAGCCCGAGATAGCCGGTGAACACTTGCGCCATGCTTTCGTCGCTGGTGCGTCCCCAATACGAGCCTATGATGGTCTCGTATGCATAGCCGAGAGACCACGACTCGATATAGATGTAGTAGATGCCGATCATCGCAGGGAGCAGCACGCCGAAAATGCCCAGGTATTTCGAGACCGGATGTTTCCAGAGCCGGTGGAACATGCCCGGCGTACTCCCGTGGCCGTAACCGCCGCCGAGACGGCCGATGGTCCACTCGACCCACATCAGCGGCACGCCCAGGAGCAGAAGCGAGAGGAGGTAGGGCACCATGAACGCGCCGCCGTAGAGCGCGGCCTTTCCGGGAAAGCGCAGGAAGTTGCCCAGGCCCACCGCGTTGCCCGCCATGGCCATGATCAAGCCGAACCGGCTGGCCCAGCGGTCGTCTCGCGCCAATTCCGCCATGTGCTTGCCCCCTCACGTTGCGGCATCTTCGATTCGGCCGATTATATCGGGGCTCTCCGGATGCCTTCAAGGAAACGAAGGAGGAACCGGGCTGCGCGGGAACCGCTGCCGCTGCCTTCAAAACCGCCCTTTCGCGGTGGTATCATGGGTGCGTGAGCAAAGTAAACACAGACACGGACGCCGTCTTTGACGAGCTGCTGAACGACACGCGAATGCTGGTGAAGCAGTCCGCGCACGCCACGAAGAAGACCATCGAGGTCTCGCCCGAAGTCGCCGCTCTCTTGGAGCGAATCGGATGCGTCCAGCTTGCCCCGGTCGCCGAAATCGCCGGTTCCGAAGACTTCGAGGCGCTGCGCGAGGAAGTGCGCCAATGCCGGAAATGCACCCTGTGCGAATCGCGCACTCAGACGGTGTTCGGCGCGGGCAGCCCGAGGGCAGACCTGGTCTTCGTGGGCGAGGCGCCCGGCGAACAAGAAGACTTGCAGGGCGTGCCCTTCGTGGGCCGTGCGGGAAGGCTCCTCACGGACATTATCGAAAAGGGGCTCGAGATGCGCCGCGAAGACGTGTTCATCTGCAACACCCTCAAGTGCCGGCCCCCGGCCAACCGCGAACCGAGGCCGGATGAGAAAGAGGCCTGCGAAGCGTATCTGGCGAGGCAACTCGAGCTGATCAGGCCGAAAGTCATTTGCGCTCTCGGGGGACATGCCGCGAAGATGTTGCTCAAGAACGACGATTCCGTGGGAAAGCTTCGGGGCAAATGGCATTTCTACCGCGGCATTCCGGTCCGGGTCACCTACCATCCGTCCTATGTAGTGCGTTCCGAACACGAACCGGCCCGGCACAAAGCCGATAAGCGGAGGGTCTGGGAAGATATTCAGGAAGTGATCCGGGTGCTGAAAGGGGAAATCGAACCCCGGCCTGAATCCGGCGCTCCCGACCATACGCCGGACCTGTTTGGCTGATTCCAGTATGGGTGAACCGCCCTCGACATATCCTAAAGTGCGCTGGCGCCAATCGCTCATTGTGCGCGTGATTATCCTGTGCGCCCTGCTTGTGATCTGTCTGCTCGGCGCGGTGTATATCGCGACGCGGTTCTACTTCGCGCAAATCGTGGAGGAAATGCGCGAACAGACCGACAAGATCGCCAACATCGTTTCCCTGTATTACGAGGAGAATCCGGCGGCTCCTTTGGAGGAACTTCGTGCGGAACTCTCGCGCGAGGGGGCGGACATCCAGTTCCTCGAAGGCGAAACCATGCAGACGCTCGTGACGATCGAACACGGTGAAGACGGCCAGATGTCCAAGGTGGCTTATTCCACCTTGCCCCTGCCGGACGGCCGGAAAGCCTTGCTGACCGTGCGCCTCCAGGTGCAGCCGCAAACCGAGATACTCAAGGCGTTCCAGAACGAGTATCTGCTTACACTGACCGTGGGATTCTTGCTGACGCTCGGCCTGATGGTCTACTTTATCGCGAAGACCCTGCGCCCGCTGGGCGAACTTACCCGGCGCTGCGGGCGCATCTCGCAGGGTCATCTCGAGAATGTCGAGATTCGCAAGAATACCGGCGAAATCCTGGCCCTCGAACACATGTTCAACGGCATGGTCAATGCCCTGAAAGAAAAGGAGCTGATGGAGACCAACCTTCGCCAGGCGCAACGT
This genomic window from Candidatus Hydrogenedentota bacterium contains:
- a CDS encoding sodium-dependent transporter — its product is MAELARDDRWASRFGLIMAMAGNAVGLGNFLRFPGKAALYGGAFMVPYLLSLLLLGVPLMWVEWTIGRLGGGYGHGSTPGMFHRLWKHPVSKYLGIFGVLLPAMIGIYYIYIESWSLGYAYETIIGSYWGRTSDESMAQVFTGYLGLGKGIISFAPKSYLFFVITLGINVLICARGIEKGIEIVAKYAMPTLIIVGIVLAVRVLTLSPVEGRTVGDGLARIWVIDWGALRNPSMWIDAAGQVFFTLSLGFGMVHTYASYVAKNEDVTLNALATCSTNEFVEVILGGTIAVPAALIFFGSAQTDEIVKGGTFHIAFHSLPVIFQQLPAGQFFGTLWFVLLFLAGLTSSMAMFTPLLLFLKDELRMDKRKVIVAISAGTFLLMQPVVLFMNQGVMDELDFWAGTFFLVLFAAIESVIFAWIFGMKKGWQEMHLGADLQVPRIFYYIIGFVTPVFAIALLGWWVYDGLWAKLMMHGVKPENIPYLWIARAIIVMGWLALAWGVWYAWRTHPKFFEENQQDEPGESLP
- a CDS encoding uracil-DNA glycosylase, which produces MSKVNTDTDAVFDELLNDTRMLVKQSAHATKKTIEVSPEVAALLERIGCVQLAPVAEIAGSEDFEALREEVRQCRKCTLCESRTQTVFGAGSPRADLVFVGEAPGEQEDLQGVPFVGRAGRLLTDIIEKGLEMRREDVFICNTLKCRPPANREPRPDEKEACEAYLARQLELIRPKVICALGGHAAKMLLKNDDSVGKLRGKWHFYRGIPVRVTYHPSYVVRSEHEPARHKADKRRVWEDIQEVIRVLKGEIEPRPESGAPDHTPDLFG
- a CDS encoding ATP-binding protein, whose product is MGEPPSTYPKVRWRQSLIVRVIILCALLVICLLGAVYIATRFYFAQIVEEMREQTDKIANIVSLYYEENPAAPLEELRAELSREGADIQFLEGETMQTLVTIEHGEDGQMSKVAYSTLPLPDGRKALLTVRLQVQPQTEILKAFQNEYLLTLTVGFLLTLGLMVYFIAKTLRPLGELTRRCGRISQGHLENVEIRKNTGEILALEHMFNGMVNALKEKELMETNLRQAQRLSALGSLAAGVAHDIRNPLNAIKLLSSHASDNLAASENHERAAHQLRTIRKEVDRLEEIVTGFLSMAREQELNPVPSKVDALLDECVQLLKKDAEERGVRLVHELRAGETELMLDSKQWKRAVINVVLNALEATPRGGRVRLFSRLTDKTCEIEVRDDGPGMSPEIAERAFDPYFTTKHTGTGLGLSITRGIVEEHGGAIQLSSGEQAGCQVLITLPLRNLQP